The Gimesia chilikensis genome contains the following window.
ATCCGGTTCGTTTCGCTACCTGCTGAATCGCTTTGCCGATACCGTTCAACGGACGCCCTGCGCGTGCGTGGTCACAGGCTTCGCGGAGGGCGAGTTGCGTGGAGTCGATCAGCCGACTTTTGATCGAGTTGCCGGGAGGCACGATCAGGGTGCCTCCGGTGTCTGCAAAGTAGCCATTCTTTTCCGCCGACACATCAATATTCACCACATCGCCGGGCTGAATGATTCTGCTGCCGGGAATTCCGTGAGCGACTTCTTCATTGATACTGATACAGGTATAGCCGGGGAAGTCATAGGTAACTTTGGGTGCGGAATGCGCTGCATAGCGTTCCAGCAGCGCTTTACCGATGAGATCGAGTTCGCCCGTGGTCATGCCGGCCTCGGTCTGGTTCATCATCTCCTGCAGAGTCAGGGCGACGATTCTGCCGATTTCTCTTAAAGCTTTGAGGTCCTGCTCTGTTTCGATGGTCATGGGTAACTCCCTGCAACGGTCGGATGATTAGAATGCGTGGCTGTGCTCTGTATTGCGTGTCAGCTGGAAGTTTTATCGTAGATGTTCTGCAGCGCAGAATCCAGATCGAGGAACTGGAATTCGAAATTCTCTTCTTTCAGGCGTCGCGAAATACAATAACGTCCGTAGAGAGCCAGTTCAGGATCGGTGCGCATCAACAGCGGCGCCCCCAGCCGTACCATCCAACTCAGTGCAGGGAGACCGATGGGCATCTTCAAAGCTTTTCGCAGAGCACGCATGAATTCTGCATTCGAAACCGGTTCGGGAGCGGTGGCCAGGCAGGCTCCCTGCATGGTTTGATTGGTGATAGCTCTATGAAAGAGGCGATTCATATCCTGCTCGTGAATCCAGCTCATACCCTGTCGTCCGTGTCCGACGGTGCCTCCCAGTCCCCAGCGGACCAGTTTTGAGAGCCGCTGGAGTGCTCCTCCGTCACGGCCGATGACAAAGCTGGTGCGAAGAATGACCTGCCGCATTTCGGGGAGAACAGCGCGCTGGAAGGCGGCTTCCCATTCCTGTGCGACGAAAGGCGCGAGACCATAACCGAAGGCGGAGTCTTCATCGCAGATACATTCCGGAGGATCGCCGTAACGGTGGGCTGTTGACATCTGCACCCAGACCGGAGGCGGTACTGCGAGTTGCCGAACTGCTTGCCCCAGTACGTCTGTTGCTTCGACCCGCGAACGGAGAATTTCATCACAGTGATCGGGAGTCTTGATGCAGTCAACTGTACGGCCTGCGAGGTTCACCAGAGCGGCCGCCTGTTCCAGTTCGCTGACCCACGATCCGAGAGAGCGGGCATCCCAATTCACATAACGCCAGTCGCCCTTGGTCTGTGGCTGATGTCGGCCGAGGATGGTGACCTCATAATTCTGGCCGGTCAGATAGCGGGCCAGATTCAATCCGAGGAACCCGGTGCCCCCGGCGATGACAATGCGGCCTTGTGTCTCCATGACGAGGTTTCTTTCTGTAATTGTTGAATACAGTCAAATCACTGAGGGGCCGGTTACGCCAGCCATTCCAGCCAGCGGCCGTGTCCGTCGGTGTTGGCGAGTGTCTGTCGGGTGAGTATTCCTTTATGGAAAACCTGTAATCTTAAATGAGCGTCGGACAGATTATTATACAGGTGCAACAGATCGCGTTGCCGGGCCAGTTCGCGGATCGTTTCCAGAAACGCATTCCCTTGTTCCAGTGAGATCTGGTTGGCGACATGCGTATGGAAGATACAAAGCAGAGAGTTAGTGGGAATCTCTGCAGCGAATGAGCAGATGTCTGCAAAACCGTCGCCGGTGCGCAGGTCGACTTCGATCCCCTGTTGTTGCCGGATCGCGGCTTCCAGCAGTTGACGTCGATCGTGCTGCTCAGGCCAGATCAGGGCCCGCAGCCAGTTGACTTCTGCGGGAATAGAAACATCGATCGGATGCAGGTCGACACCGATGCGGTGTGTGACGTAAGGCAGGGAATCTTCCAACCCTGCAGAGGGCTTCCCCAGAAATTCAGACGTGATCAGCGTCGGTGATTCGCGATCTCCATAGATTTTACCGCTGTCATCATAGGCGTAGCGATAGCGGTCCCAGAGCAGGTTCAGACCAGCGCTGCAGCCGATTTCCAGCAGGGCCAGCGGTTGAGGGGCAAAGTGCCGCAGTGCGTACATGAACGCGGGATACAGACAGGCACAGCGGCGGACTTCATTGGTCTGCACGAGTCGCGTCTGCAGCAGTTCGATGATTTCATTTTGGTGAGCGAGTACGAAATCTTTAAACAGCGGGAAAGCGTCTAAGGGATCTTTGGGTTCTGCAGTGCAGGTCGCATAGTACTCTGCCAGCGGATGAACTGGGTTGGCGACCAGCAGATACTGGACGGCAGCAAAGAGGAGATTAGGAACCGGCTGTCCGTCCCGGGCCTGACTGGCGATCTCCAGCACTTCCGCATCCGCGGCAATCGCTTCCGTCAGACAACAATACAGGGGAGATGTTTCCCGGCACTCCGGCACAGCAAAGGCGCGAAAGGCATCAGACAGACGTGAATTCATACTCTGTCCTTTTTAAGACGCAGGGTTCTCAACAGCCTCCCCCTCCTGCAAACGGCCCCTGGAAATGATCGGAAGTCAGAGCCGGTAAGACGGTACTCTGTTTCAACAGGAAGCGAGGCGCATCGGGGTCATCTTCGGCATCCGGGTTCCGAACCAGTGTGCCGGAGACTGCGATCGGTTCATAGCACCACTCCCACCTGGTTTCTTCCGGAAGCTGCACCATGATCATTTCCCGCGGATCAGACTGACTTCCAAATGAAAAGGGTTGCCTCTGACTGGTCATGCGGAAGGACTGGAGCAGACCTCCCCGTCTCGGCTCTGCAAAGCCCTTCAGGCAGATCGGCTGTCCGAGCAGTGATTCCCACATTTTCTCAGAGTGTGTTCTGTTCTTCGTAACAGCAGCGAAGTCGATCCGCGTGTAACCGGGGAGAGCCTCTGAGTGAAAGCGGATTTCGTACCAGGTCAAATGCCAGACGGGAGCGAGTACTCCAAATAAAAGTGAGAGCTGGATGCCCCTTCGTGCAAGTTGATGGCCACTGAGTTCATAACGGCGTATCGATTTCAATGCACGCAGACCCAGAACGAGACCCGGAATTGCGAGTAGCGCCAGCCAGGGAATGAAGAGCCCCAAAGTGCAGAACACTCCCAGCATCAGGGAGAGGACGGCCTGAGGGGCCACCGGAGTATAGTTCAAATCTGCCTGAGCCATCTCGAGATTTCCTGGGTATGTTTAGCTCATCCGTTCGTGCATGAATTGAAAGGCCTGCTGGTAGGCGGCTTCGATCAGTTTGGGATCACCGCCGACCAGGCCGTGCTCGCCTCCCGGAATCGTGACGAGCTGGTGTTCCACTCCATGCTGTTTGAGTTGCTCGGCCATCAGAGTCGACTGCTCGTAAGGCACATCGGTGTCTTTGGTCCCATGCACCATCAGCGTGGGGGGATAGTCTTTCGTTACATTTTTCAGCGTCATGTAGGGATAGAACTTTTCGGGGTTACGGTGATGATCCCAGCCGGAGATGGCCTGCGGCCAGGTTCCGTGCTGGCGACAGTACTTATAGAACTCGCCTCGATTTTTCTGACTCTCGCGCGAGTCGGCAATTGCTCCGTCGCCAAACTGTTGCAGTGCTTCTGCTTTCGTAATGTTAGTCTGGTGCCGGTCGTGCGGGCTGGGTTTGCCGATCCAGTCGCCAATCAGATCACCATAGCCCCAGAAAGGGACGAGAACTGTCGGCCGGGGCTGGGCACGATAGCCGGCGATCATCGTCAGACAGCCACCCGCGGAACCGCCGGAGACCGCGACTTTACTGGTGTCGACATTGAAGAGGTCGGGGCCTTTCTCGTGCAGCCACGTAAATCCATCTTCGAGGTCGGCTATGATTTCGGGCAGCTTTGTCTCGGGGGCCAGTCGGTAGTCAAAGGAGACCACGGTATAGCCGGCATTCAGCATGTCTTTCAGGACGCGGCCACTCACGCCCCCCCGATGTCCGACAATCAGCGCACCGCCATGCAACCAGACCATGACGGGCCGCGTCTGGTTATCATCGGCCCGGTGGACGTCGGCTTTGATTTCCAGGTTCCCCACCTTTTTGAAGGTAAAGGTTTTCATTTTGGTTTTGGCCTGCTGCGCCCGGGTGAGTGAGGGCAGACACAAAGTTGAGGCGCCGGCAGCACAGGCTCCCAGCATTTGACGACGATTCAGCAGCGTAGACATAGCGGATGCTCCCTGAGAAATCATGGCGGTGATTGTTCCAAGATATCAGAAAGCAGAGACGATGAGCAAACCGGAAACGGCTATTGCGCAGAAAAACAGACCATCAGCACCACGAGTGTCATGACGGTCAGCAGCATGATCCAGGCACTGTGCTCCGAGGTGCGTTCCGGATGCTGCCACCAGTCGCGAATTGAACCGAGCCGATGCCAGAGCACAAAGCCTGCGGGAACGGTCATGAGTCCGAAGCCCCACATCAGCCAGAGAGGAGATCCGGTCTGCCGCATTACGCCGCAATCACCGATGCCATCCAGGGCACCACCGGCGATGTATGCGCCGTTGGCGATCAGACAGAAGCCGGCAAAGAACTGGACGAATCCCGCTTGCGACCAGTTCGTCAATCGGGCTGCGATTAAGAGCCCCAACGGCAGGAGGACGCCGATCAGGGGGCCGGCCCAGACGACAATGGCGGGATGTGGATTCACGTCCAGATCTGTTCGGGAAATTGCCAGGGGATGCAGCACGACCCGCGTCACTTTGCCGCCGGTCAGCAGACCTCCCAGCACGTGTCCCAGTTCGTGCAGGCCCATCATGGCCAGCCAGCAGCCGAGCAGCCAGCAAATGCTGAACAGAAGCTGGTAAATTCGCGACATTCCAGTTGAGTTCCATAAAAAAATCTGGTGAATGGTCTTCCTGCCTGCTTAGGATGGCACACACGATTATCACCGATAGCCATGCACTTGCAAAGCCTGTTGTTTTTAAATCGATTCTCAAGATGATGAACACTGCCGCTACGGAAATGACCACAGCAGAGAATTCCCATCGAGGTACATTCTGGAATACGTCCACATTCTCCCTGGTGGCTTTGATTCTGCTGATCATCGCAGCGACACCGCAATTGATCTGCATGCCGGTGACGAATGATGTTTCTTATTATGATTTGCAGGCCCGTACTGTCATGCGCGGTGGCATGCTCTATCGTGATATGGTCGAACCGAA
Protein-coding sequences here:
- the map gene encoding type I methionyl aminopeptidase; translated protein: MTIETEQDLKALREIGRIVALTLQEMMNQTEAGMTTGELDLIGKALLERYAAHSAPKVTYDFPGYTCISINEEVAHGIPGSRIIQPGDVVNIDVSAEKNGYFADTGGTLIVPPGNSIKSRLIDSTQLALREACDHARAGRPLNGIGKAIQQVAKRTGFEIIRNLCSHGIGLGLHEEPAEIPGYYVPGDKRKLEAGMVITIEPFLSTTNRFARETDDGWTLAGRQHSLSAQFEHTLVITNGKPILLTLV
- a CDS encoding TIGR01777 family oxidoreductase, giving the protein METQGRIVIAGGTGFLGLNLARYLTGQNYEVTILGRHQPQTKGDWRYVNWDARSLGSWVSELEQAAALVNLAGRTVDCIKTPDHCDEILRSRVEATDVLGQAVRQLAVPPPVWVQMSTAHRYGDPPECICDEDSAFGYGLAPFVAQEWEAAFQRAVLPEMRQVILRTSFVIGRDGGALQRLSKLVRWGLGGTVGHGRQGMSWIHEQDMNRLFHRAITNQTMQGACLATAPEPVSNAEFMRALRKALKMPIGLPALSWMVRLGAPLLMRTDPELALYGRYCISRRLKEENFEFQFLDLDSALQNIYDKTSS
- a CDS encoding DUF2332 domain-containing protein, giving the protein MNSRLSDAFRAFAVPECRETSPLYCCLTEAIAADAEVLEIASQARDGQPVPNLLFAAVQYLLVANPVHPLAEYYATCTAEPKDPLDAFPLFKDFVLAHQNEIIELLQTRLVQTNEVRRCACLYPAFMYALRHFAPQPLALLEIGCSAGLNLLWDRYRYAYDDSGKIYGDRESPTLITSEFLGKPSAGLEDSLPYVTHRIGVDLHPIDVSIPAEVNWLRALIWPEQHDRRQLLEAAIRQQQGIEVDLRTGDGFADICSFAAEIPTNSLLCIFHTHVANQISLEQGNAFLETIRELARQRDLLHLYNNLSDAHLRLQVFHKGILTRQTLANTDGHGRWLEWLA
- a CDS encoding DUF4190 domain-containing protein; the encoded protein is MAQADLNYTPVAPQAVLSLMLGVFCTLGLFIPWLALLAIPGLVLGLRALKSIRRYELSGHQLARRGIQLSLLFGVLAPVWHLTWYEIRFHSEALPGYTRIDFAAVTKNRTHSEKMWESLLGQPICLKGFAEPRRGGLLQSFRMTSQRQPFSFGSQSDPREMIMVQLPEETRWEWCYEPIAVSGTLVRNPDAEDDPDAPRFLLKQSTVLPALTSDHFQGPFAGGGGC
- a CDS encoding alpha/beta hydrolase; its protein translation is MSTLLNRRQMLGACAAGASTLCLPSLTRAQQAKTKMKTFTFKKVGNLEIKADVHRADDNQTRPVMVWLHGGALIVGHRGGVSGRVLKDMLNAGYTVVSFDYRLAPETKLPEIIADLEDGFTWLHEKGPDLFNVDTSKVAVSGGSAGGCLTMIAGYRAQPRPTVLVPFWGYGDLIGDWIGKPSPHDRHQTNITKAEALQQFGDGAIADSRESQKNRGEFYKYCRQHGTWPQAISGWDHHRNPEKFYPYMTLKNVTKDYPPTLMVHGTKDTDVPYEQSTLMAEQLKQHGVEHQLVTIPGGEHGLVGGDPKLIEAAYQQAFQFMHERMS
- a CDS encoding M50 family metallopeptidase; this translates as MSRIYQLLFSICWLLGCWLAMMGLHELGHVLGGLLTGGKVTRVVLHPLAISRTDLDVNPHPAIVVWAGPLIGVLLPLGLLIAARLTNWSQAGFVQFFAGFCLIANGAYIAGGALDGIGDCGVMRQTGSPLWLMWGFGLMTVPAGFVLWHRLGSIRDWWQHPERTSEHSAWIMLLTVMTLVVLMVCFSAQ